One genomic region from Haloferax litoreum encodes:
- a CDS encoding FAD-dependent oxidoreductase produces the protein MDPIVIVGGDAAGMSAASKFKREHPERDVVVFEKGEYVSYAACGMPYYIKGAVEEFDDLLQVSPEEFIEDRDIDLRLHHEVVDIDTDAREVTAEHPDGEVTLSYDQLLIATGARAIEPPFDGMGLDGVHTLHSLDSAKAVHDLMGSGSVSAVGIVGGGYVGIEMAEAFAEHGVDVHLFEMLPHVLAPFGEMVAEKVEDHMREKGIELHLDTAVDGFTGDGDTLEGIVVGDDTFDVDLALVGVGVAPNAELADDAGIELGETGAIATDEFGRTSAADVFAAGDCAEARHVVTGEPDYVPLALTANRAGRAIGQTMAGDETPVGDIAGTAAVKAFDLEAARTGIIDEDEAREAGFDPVSVTITASSRAHYYPGAKPIHITMLADRDSKRVLGAAMVGREGVSKRIDTVAAALHSETTVGELEYFDLAYAPPFSPTWDPVLTTAKVLNGKLD, from the coding sequence ATGGATCCGATAGTCATCGTCGGTGGCGACGCTGCGGGAATGAGCGCGGCGTCGAAGTTCAAACGCGAACACCCCGAGCGAGACGTCGTCGTCTTCGAGAAAGGCGAGTACGTCTCCTACGCGGCGTGCGGAATGCCGTACTACATCAAAGGTGCAGTCGAGGAGTTCGACGACCTGCTCCAGGTCTCTCCAGAGGAGTTCATCGAAGACAGAGACATCGACCTGCGACTACACCACGAAGTTGTCGACATCGACACGGACGCCCGCGAGGTGACTGCCGAGCATCCTGACGGAGAAGTCACCCTCTCGTACGACCAACTGCTCATCGCGACCGGTGCCCGTGCCATCGAACCGCCGTTCGACGGGATGGGCCTCGACGGCGTACACACGCTCCACAGTCTCGATAGCGCGAAAGCCGTCCACGACCTGATGGGCTCGGGGTCCGTCTCGGCAGTCGGCATCGTCGGTGGCGGCTACGTCGGCATCGAGATGGCGGAGGCCTTCGCCGAACACGGCGTCGACGTACATCTCTTCGAGATGCTCCCGCACGTCCTCGCCCCGTTCGGTGAGATGGTCGCAGAGAAGGTCGAAGACCACATGCGCGAGAAGGGAATCGAACTCCACCTCGACACGGCAGTCGACGGGTTCACCGGGGACGGCGACACGCTAGAGGGCATCGTCGTCGGCGACGACACCTTCGACGTGGACCTCGCACTCGTCGGCGTCGGCGTCGCACCGAACGCCGAACTCGCGGACGACGCGGGTATTGAACTCGGCGAGACGGGTGCTATCGCCACCGACGAGTTCGGGCGGACGAGCGCAGCAGACGTGTTCGCCGCTGGGGACTGCGCCGAGGCGCGACACGTCGTCACTGGCGAACCTGATTACGTGCCTCTCGCCCTCACCGCGAACCGCGCCGGTCGCGCTATCGGCCAGACGATGGCCGGCGACGAGACGCCCGTTGGCGACATTGCAGGGACGGCTGCCGTGAAGGCGTTCGACCTCGAAGCAGCACGGACCGGTATCATCGACGAAGACGAGGCGCGCGAGGCCGGATTCGACCCGGTGAGCGTCACCATCACCGCCTCGTCGCGGGCACACTACTACCCCGGTGCGAAGCCGATTCATATCACGATGCTCGCCGACCGCGACTCGAAGCGGGTGCTCGGCGCGGCGATGGTGGGACGTGAAGGCGTCTCCAAACGTATCGACACCGTGGCCGCCGCGCTCCACTCCGAGACGACCGTCGGCGAACTGGAATATTTCGACCTCGCGTACGCGCCGCCGTTCAGCCCGACGTGGGACCCGGTGCTGACGACGGCAAAGGTTCTCAACGGGAAACTCGACTGA
- a CDS encoding DUF1028 domain-containing protein, which translates to MTPRPSTFSIVARDPDQNAVGVAVQSKFISVGSVVPFVSADAGAIATQSFANVAYGPDGLDLLREGHTAEQVVERLTEADDEAESRQVGVVGQDGSIAAFTGDECFDVAGDIQGATYTVQGNILENEETLDAMAEAFETTDGGLPERLLAALHAGNDAGGDKRGEQSAAMYIAKPEGGYDGGNDRWVDVRVDDHEHPIDELERVFKLYDITLLERAEPDETISLAGDTATEVCETLADLGFYEETPSEEFDDSAVGALESFRGMNNFENHSLGVLEDAIARGWDDAAGDGEARLVEAIWHGLSRLERK; encoded by the coding sequence ATGACACCGCGCCCATCCACGTTCTCTATCGTCGCCCGCGACCCGGACCAGAACGCCGTCGGCGTCGCCGTCCAGTCGAAGTTCATCAGCGTCGGTTCCGTCGTCCCGTTCGTGAGCGCAGACGCGGGGGCTATCGCGACGCAGAGTTTCGCGAACGTCGCGTACGGTCCTGACGGCCTCGACTTGCTTCGAGAGGGCCACACCGCCGAACAGGTCGTCGAACGACTCACCGAGGCGGACGACGAAGCCGAGAGTCGGCAAGTCGGCGTCGTCGGCCAAGACGGCAGCATCGCCGCGTTCACCGGCGACGAGTGTTTCGACGTCGCCGGCGACATCCAAGGTGCGACGTACACCGTCCAGGGCAACATCCTCGAAAACGAAGAGACGCTCGACGCGATGGCCGAAGCGTTCGAGACGACCGACGGGGGACTCCCAGAGCGACTCCTCGCGGCCCTGCACGCCGGCAACGACGCCGGTGGCGACAAGCGCGGCGAACAGTCTGCAGCGATGTACATCGCCAAGCCCGAAGGCGGGTACGACGGTGGAAACGACCGCTGGGTGGACGTCCGCGTCGACGACCACGAACATCCGATAGACGAACTCGAACGAGTGTTCAAACTCTACGACATCACGCTTCTCGAACGCGCGGAACCCGACGAGACCATCTCACTCGCGGGGGACACGGCAACGGAAGTCTGTGAGACGCTCGCTGACCTCGGGTTCTACGAGGAGACGCCGAGCGAGGAGTTCGACGATTCAGCGGTGGGGGCACTCGAATCGTTCCGCGGGATGAACAACTTCGAGAACCACTCGCTCGGCGTCCTCGAAGACGCCATCGCTCGTGGCTGGGACGACGCCGCGGGTGACGGCGAAGCACGACTCGTCGAAGCAATCTGGCACGGTCTCTCGCGTCTCGAGAGAAAGTAG
- a CDS encoding FAD-dependent oxidoreductase gives MSRDDVQVLIVGGGIGGLSLAGFLRERGIDPVLVTQSNTVSTNGVGVLLWNTVTELLEPLDIVDSLVTDGANVTEWVMRDTNGTVVDRLYTDEEAHQSFTVVDCAHLHHSLRARVPSHLRRGGPTVETIEQTRDGVVVEFSNGVRETFDVVVGADGVNSQVRAEIDGGRETFSGTRTFGFWVDESVETPDAVTEIWGPNGNSLVLYPYGNRALAWLATTATEGVSDTSPVTMLADRFDEYEWLVPELLAGIDDEDVWWADEYLVQTETWARGRVALLGDAAHALHPIAGVGATLAIEDASVLASELAARDDALETRLADYVGQRRSRIRKLQRSARISPSFVFTGTPYLTQARDALAIRSTMLETTFRDEDGDSDTGNLG, from the coding sequence ATGTCGCGCGATGACGTTCAAGTTCTAATCGTCGGGGGTGGAATCGGTGGCCTGTCACTCGCTGGGTTCCTCCGAGAACGGGGAATCGACCCGGTTCTCGTCACGCAATCCAACACAGTCAGTACCAACGGCGTCGGCGTCCTCCTGTGGAACACCGTGACGGAATTGCTCGAACCCCTCGACATCGTGGACTCCCTCGTGACTGACGGAGCGAACGTCACCGAGTGGGTGATGCGTGATACCAACGGAACCGTCGTCGACAGATTATACACCGACGAGGAAGCGCATCAGTCGTTCACTGTCGTCGACTGCGCGCACCTCCATCACTCGCTTCGTGCTCGCGTCCCCTCACACCTACGCCGGGGTGGACCGACAGTCGAAACGATAGAACAGACGCGCGACGGAGTCGTCGTCGAGTTCAGTAACGGTGTCCGCGAAACGTTCGACGTCGTCGTCGGTGCCGACGGCGTGAACTCACAGGTTCGAGCAGAAATCGACGGAGGACGTGAGACGTTCTCCGGGACGAGAACGTTCGGGTTCTGGGTGGACGAAAGCGTCGAGACGCCTGATGCGGTGACAGAGATTTGGGGGCCAAACGGAAACTCGCTCGTTCTGTACCCCTACGGAAACCGTGCGCTCGCGTGGCTTGCCACCACCGCGACCGAGGGTGTAAGCGACACGTCCCCCGTCACGATGCTGGCCGACCGATTCGACGAGTACGAATGGCTCGTCCCCGAACTCCTCGCGGGAATCGACGACGAAGACGTCTGGTGGGCCGACGAGTATCTCGTCCAAACCGAAACGTGGGCACGCGGGAGGGTTGCACTCCTCGGAGACGCCGCACACGCACTGCATCCAATTGCGGGTGTCGGTGCGACACTGGCCATCGAGGACGCGTCCGTACTGGCGAGCGAGTTGGCAGCGCGAGACGATGCGCTCGAAACCAGACTCGCGGATTACGTCGGGCAGCGCAGGAGTCGGATACGGAAACTGCAACGAAGCGCGCGAATCTCCCCGTCGTTCGTGTTTACCGGCACTCCGTACTTGACACAGGCCCGCGACGCACTCGCAATTCGGTCGACCATGCTCGAAACGACGTTCCGTGACGAGGACGGAGACAGCGACACCGGGAATCTGGGATGA
- a CDS encoding bacterio-opsin activator domain-containing protein: protein MSSATPGAHCVLLADADDSSLNRLADAFVDEGIDVLRAGCLSEANRHLDDAAVGAVVCTDRFGETTGVEFLRHVSERNPSVVTVLLTDARFEKVATEVLDAGVTAYFPRVDSADHSVKVCDRVLEHLSGVTKPSANEISDRASEYEQIFNKVNDAIAVFDPETGDILDVNDTYATQFGYDLDTIREIGVDGLSVTEAGYTDERSRKIIQRVAETGTPETVEWLVETAHGDHRWYEVNTTTATINGKPRVLGISRDITKRKTRAEELRRSERQFHQIAQAVNEVIHLASADFSETYYLSPAYEDIWGRPVSEMYDDPRSFEQTIHPDDADAFTDYFDELLEELARPDAEGRDEYEYEYRVQREDGSVRWIAGRLYPLRDDTGSVTRLVSVIRDVTVQRRREQTLESLHDATRQLTEADSLTDVASTAVETATTVLEFAAARVYLYDEDEGALEPTATASPTDSRHSTPDSISPGDHTLWSVFVEDEPSRTAASSNTTVFSSHDTVESELFLPLSGRGVLVFGHSDATFDTDDVEIAQILAARVEAGLNHVVGERAIERRERELQRETTRAERLRRLNAMVRDVEQTLVRETSHPNVSRAVCERLVAGDAYSLAWIGEPTLTGDTITLVSRANTGGERAVDTAISERTLETHPAWRATETGETQVVQNIVAETSWGRWRQQALREGYQSCCAIPLVHDERVHGVLVVYADDPDAFTDREQQVLTELGRSIGHTFTTIERKQALESDQTIELEFGVDDERLYFVALARETNCRVEYERTIRRQDGSVSTYYTLERGDGADDTGDLGFGVSNEHITVEVVSRGDQTSVVEVRSDGWFGSLFTDFGAVVRSASADDDGGSLVVELPSGANVRSIVERFQSVYPDTDLVAKRVATRTIRSVQQLEALVDDKLTDRQIEVLKTAYSAGYFEWPRDSSGQEVAAMLGITQPTFNRHLRMVEDATFGLLLDDYRDESDSI from the coding sequence ATGAGTTCGGCAACACCTGGAGCGCATTGCGTGCTTCTCGCAGATGCCGACGATTCTTCACTCAACCGTCTCGCGGACGCCTTCGTCGACGAGGGTATCGACGTCCTCCGTGCGGGGTGTCTCTCGGAGGCAAACAGACACCTCGACGACGCCGCTGTCGGTGCTGTCGTCTGTACAGACCGGTTCGGTGAGACGACGGGCGTCGAGTTCCTCCGTCACGTCTCGGAACGTAACCCGTCGGTCGTGACAGTCCTCTTGACCGACGCTCGATTCGAGAAAGTGGCGACCGAAGTACTCGACGCCGGTGTCACAGCGTACTTCCCGCGGGTCGATTCAGCCGACCACTCCGTCAAGGTCTGCGACCGAGTGCTCGAACACCTCTCGGGCGTGACGAAACCCTCCGCGAACGAGATATCTGACCGAGCAAGTGAGTACGAGCAGATATTCAACAAGGTCAACGATGCAATCGCGGTGTTCGACCCAGAGACGGGAGACATCCTCGACGTCAACGATACGTACGCCACCCAGTTCGGGTACGACCTCGACACTATCAGAGAAATCGGTGTCGACGGCCTGAGCGTGACCGAGGCCGGGTACACCGACGAACGCTCCCGAAAGATTATCCAGCGAGTCGCAGAGACAGGGACTCCAGAGACTGTCGAGTGGTTAGTCGAGACGGCACACGGAGACCACCGATGGTACGAGGTAAACACGACGACGGCGACGATAAACGGCAAACCCCGCGTTCTGGGTATCTCTCGGGATATCACGAAGCGCAAGACGCGAGCAGAAGAACTCCGCCGGAGCGAACGCCAATTCCACCAGATTGCACAGGCGGTAAACGAAGTCATCCACCTCGCCTCGGCAGACTTCTCCGAGACGTACTACCTCAGTCCCGCGTACGAAGATATCTGGGGACGCCCGGTTTCGGAGATGTACGACGACCCGCGTTCGTTCGAGCAGACGATTCACCCCGACGACGCCGACGCGTTCACCGACTACTTCGACGAGTTGCTGGAAGAGTTGGCGCGACCGGACGCCGAAGGGCGCGACGAGTACGAGTACGAGTATCGGGTCCAGCGAGAAGACGGGAGCGTTCGGTGGATAGCGGGCCGTCTGTATCCGCTCCGCGACGACACTGGGAGCGTCACCAGACTCGTCTCGGTCATCCGTGACGTGACCGTCCAACGGCGTCGGGAGCAGACACTCGAGTCGTTACACGACGCCACGAGGCAGTTGACCGAAGCAGATTCGTTGACAGACGTGGCGTCGACGGCAGTCGAGACGGCCACGACCGTTCTGGAATTCGCTGCCGCACGCGTCTATCTCTACGACGAGGACGAAGGGGCACTCGAACCGACGGCAACGGCATCACCCACCGATTCACGCCACTCGACCCCCGACTCGATTTCGCCCGGCGACCACACGCTGTGGTCTGTCTTCGTCGAAGACGAACCCTCCAGAACGGCCGCCTCCTCGAATACGACCGTCTTTTCGTCGCACGATACTGTCGAATCCGAACTGTTCTTACCACTGAGCGGTCGCGGTGTACTCGTCTTCGGTCACAGTGACGCGACGTTCGACACCGACGACGTAGAAATCGCACAGATTCTGGCCGCGCGGGTCGAAGCGGGACTGAACCACGTCGTTGGCGAGCGAGCAATCGAACGACGTGAGCGTGAACTCCAGCGCGAGACGACGCGAGCGGAACGCCTCCGCCGACTCAACGCCATGGTCCGTGACGTCGAGCAGACACTCGTCAGAGAGACGAGTCACCCGAACGTCTCACGTGCTGTCTGTGAACGGTTGGTCGCGGGCGATGCATACTCTCTCGCGTGGATTGGTGAACCAACGCTCACCGGTGATACCATCACGCTCGTGAGTCGTGCGAACACTGGCGGTGAACGAGCAGTGGACACCGCGATAAGCGAACGGACGCTAGAGACGCATCCTGCCTGGCGGGCAACCGAGACGGGCGAGACACAGGTGGTCCAGAACATCGTCGCAGAGACGTCGTGGGGTCGATGGCGGCAACAAGCCCTTCGAGAGGGCTACCAATCTTGTTGTGCGATTCCGCTCGTCCACGACGAGCGTGTTCACGGTGTTCTCGTGGTCTACGCGGACGACCCGGACGCGTTCACCGACCGAGAACAGCAAGTGCTGACCGAACTCGGTCGGTCCATCGGTCACACCTTCACGACCATCGAACGAAAGCAGGCCCTCGAATCAGACCAGACCATCGAACTGGAGTTCGGTGTCGACGACGAGCGATTGTACTTCGTCGCACTGGCCCGTGAGACGAACTGCCGGGTCGAGTACGAGCGAACGATTCGACGACAAGACGGGTCGGTGAGTACGTACTACACTCTCGAACGAGGCGACGGTGCAGACGACACAGGCGACTTAGGCTTCGGTGTGTCCAACGAGCACATCACCGTCGAAGTCGTCAGTAGAGGTGACCAGACGAGTGTCGTCGAGGTTCGGTCAGACGGGTGGTTCGGGTCACTCTTCACCGACTTCGGGGCCGTCGTCCGCAGTGCGTCCGCTGACGACGACGGCGGTTCTCTCGTGGTCGAACTTCCCAGCGGTGCCAACGTTCGAAGTATCGTCGAGCGGTTCCAGTCCGTCTATCCGGACACTGACTTGGTCGCCAAACGAGTGGCGACCCGGACGATTCGAAGCGTCCAGCAACTCGAAGCCCTCGTCGACGACAAGTTGACAGACCGCCAGATAGAAGTCCTGAAGACTGCGTACTCGGCGGGATACTTCGAGTGGCCGCGCGATTCGAGTGGGCAAGAAGTGGCCGCAATGTTGGGCATCACGCAACCGACGTTCAATCGTCACCTCCGGATGGTAGAGGACGCGACGTTCGGTCTCCTCTTGGACGACTACCGAGACGAATCGGACTCAATATAA
- a CDS encoding M24 family metallopeptidase gives MSGTRGTMAVDWEQRIDVKRMREERKERALERMRDAGLGSMLLIDDPNIRYVTGLAMTGGSGADHYSLLMEDGNVVHWDTADHASNQRYNCPWLNDIRYACPGLGNVPRASGRDSARSFLIDKMAQTVVDALDEYDLTNEPMGIDTGNTGLINAFESKGVDVRAAETARVMEDARKTKTEDEIECLRQVAAICEAGFQAIVDNAKPGKRESEVWGDAVRELWRHGAMAQGGYITSGPNTWPKHQANTTDRMIRPGDLVYADFYNIGYLGYRSCYYRTFSMGEPTQEQKDAYDTARDNLYAVLDEIEPGKTTDEIAMAFPDMEGEHADWYGADEHWQMTTNHWAHGLGLQLYEVPLIWRGLSPDHPIEIEEGMTMAVETQEPAGRQGVRVEEMVVVRDDGVELLSQWPVEEITVVDH, from the coding sequence ATGAGTGGGACCCGCGGCACGATGGCCGTCGACTGGGAACAACGTATCGACGTGAAGCGGATGCGCGAAGAGCGCAAAGAACGCGCCTTAGAGCGCATGCGCGACGCCGGACTCGGCAGCATGCTCCTCATCGACGACCCCAACATCCGGTACGTCACCGGGCTGGCGATGACCGGCGGGTCGGGCGCGGACCACTACTCACTCTTGATGGAAGACGGAAACGTCGTCCACTGGGACACCGCGGACCACGCGAGCAACCAGCGGTACAACTGCCCGTGGCTGAACGACATCCGATACGCCTGTCCCGGCCTTGGGAACGTCCCGCGTGCCTCTGGCCGTGACTCGGCCCGGTCGTTCCTCATCGACAAGATGGCACAGACCGTCGTCGACGCGCTTGACGAGTACGACCTCACGAACGAACCGATGGGCATCGACACGGGTAACACTGGCCTCATCAACGCGTTCGAATCGAAGGGCGTCGACGTTCGTGCCGCTGAAACCGCGCGCGTGATGGAAGACGCACGAAAGACGAAGACGGAAGACGAAATCGAGTGTCTGCGGCAGGTGGCCGCCATCTGCGAGGCAGGATTCCAAGCAATCGTCGACAACGCGAAGCCGGGGAAGCGCGAATCCGAAGTGTGGGGCGACGCCGTCCGCGAACTGTGGCGACACGGTGCGATGGCCCAAGGCGGGTACATCACGTCGGGGCCGAACACGTGGCCGAAACACCAAGCGAACACTACCGACCGGATGATTCGCCCCGGTGACCTCGTCTACGCCGACTTCTACAACATCGGCTACCTCGGGTACCGCTCGTGCTACTACCGGACGTTCTCGATGGGCGAACCGACCCAAGAGCAGAAGGACGCCTACGACACCGCCCGCGACAACCTCTACGCCGTCCTCGACGAAATCGAACCGGGGAAGACCACCGACGAAATCGCCATGGCGTTCCCCGACATGGAAGGCGAACACGCCGACTGGTACGGTGCCGACGAACACTGGCAGATGACGACGAATCACTGGGCACACGGCCTCGGACTCCAACTGTACGAGGTGCCACTCATCTGGCGCGGCCTCTCGCCCGACCACCCTATCGAAATCGAGGAGGGAATGACGATGGCCGTCGAGACGCAGGAACCCGCCGGCAGACAAGGCGTCCGTGTCGAAGAGATGGTCGTCGTCCGCGACGACGGCGTCGAACTCCTCAGTCAGTGGCCCGTCGAAGAGATTACCGTGGTCGACCACTAG
- a CDS encoding EthD domain-containing protein — translation MYKHIALLVRQQGMSHDEFVEYWQNNHTPIAREIEGVVRYQTVLPSEPDVSEFDGLAELYFDDLDALHDALGSEGSRDYDPAQGKAKEAREDVDNFLDIERRPRLIGEEFVEKDETDGDTTGLYKHSAFLVRKDGMTHEEFLDHWANEHVPLAREIPGVVRYARVVPTDPENAEFDGVAELYFESLDALRAGLGHESSRDYDPDHPKAKAPREDVDNFLSLEDRPRFVGQETVQKDVTDE, via the coding sequence ATGTACAAGCACATAGCTTTGCTTGTCCGCCAGCAGGGGATGAGCCACGACGAGTTCGTCGAGTATTGGCAGAACAACCACACGCCGATTGCGCGTGAGATAGAGGGCGTCGTCCGCTATCAGACCGTCCTGCCGTCCGAACCCGACGTTTCTGAGTTCGACGGCCTCGCGGAACTCTACTTCGACGACCTCGACGCACTGCACGACGCACTCGGCAGCGAAGGGTCGCGCGACTACGACCCTGCGCAGGGGAAAGCCAAGGAAGCGAGAGAAGACGTGGACAACTTCCTCGACATCGAACGACGCCCACGACTCATCGGTGAAGAGTTCGTCGAGAAAGACGAGACGGACGGCGACACGACGGGACTCTACAAGCACTCCGCGTTCCTCGTCCGAAAAGACGGGATGACCCACGAGGAGTTCCTCGACCACTGGGCCAACGAACACGTTCCGCTCGCACGGGAGATTCCGGGCGTCGTCCGCTACGCGCGCGTCGTTCCGACGGACCCCGAGAACGCCGAGTTCGACGGCGTCGCAGAACTCTACTTCGAGAGTCTCGACGCGCTCCGTGCGGGCCTCGGCCACGAGTCGTCGCGTGACTACGACCCTGACCACCCGAAAGCCAAGGCACCGCGCGAAGACGTGGACAACTTCCTCTCGCTCGAAGACCGACCCCGGTTCGTCGGGCAGGAGACGGTCCAGAAAGACGTGACGGATGAGTGA
- a CDS encoding HD domain-containing protein, with protein sequence MSAIDYREQVESAYPELDDIQDDDLRDKVVDAWCLGLERGGWRDIDDIPYAWNIHEVTNVEHVRGVTRIALRAAEEQRDFHGADPDFDVIVAACLLHDVGKCYEYVDFVDEDTLDSPNPEYATQEVPHSLSGYALAHEVGCPLAVQRAIPHFIGEIPTRTLESELVKSANSASSNAITQATMGISLQEWVEQYSQTQ encoded by the coding sequence ATGAGCGCCATCGACTACCGAGAACAGGTCGAATCCGCCTACCCGGAACTCGACGACATCCAGGACGACGACTTGCGCGACAAGGTCGTCGACGCGTGGTGTCTCGGCCTCGAACGCGGTGGATGGCGAGACATCGACGACATCCCCTACGCGTGGAATATCCACGAGGTGACGAACGTCGAGCACGTTCGCGGCGTGACCCGAATCGCGCTCCGCGCGGCAGAAGAACAGCGTGACTTCCACGGGGCCGACCCCGATTTCGACGTCATCGTCGCCGCGTGTCTCCTCCACGACGTTGGAAAGTGCTACGAGTACGTCGATTTCGTCGACGAAGACACGCTGGATTCACCCAACCCCGAATACGCGACACAGGAGGTTCCGCACTCACTGTCTGGGTACGCTCTCGCTCACGAAGTCGGGTGTCCCCTCGCCGTCCAGCGCGCAATTCCGCACTTCATCGGCGAGATACCGACGCGAACGCTCGAATCGGAACTCGTCAAGAGCGCGAATTCGGCCTCCTCGAACGCGATTACGCAGGCGACCATGGGCATCAGCCTGCAAGAGTGGGTCGAACAGTACTCACAGACGCAGTAA
- a CDS encoding cupin domain-containing protein: MYDRVNLSDLKLHENTIADGRVRAVGYELRPKQMRPSVWVFEPGEQSTKHYQEEQEELYHVLSGRFEMTFSDDEGDETETLTLESGDVVVVSPDEVRQLTCLDAGEVFIVGAPNTKDDGVVVD, translated from the coding sequence ATGTACGACCGTGTCAACCTTTCCGACCTCAAACTGCACGAAAATACCATCGCAGACGGCCGAGTTCGCGCCGTCGGCTACGAACTCCGGCCGAAACAGATGCGTCCGTCGGTCTGGGTGTTCGAACCTGGCGAGCAGAGTACCAAACACTACCAGGAAGAACAAGAGGAACTCTATCACGTGCTCTCGGGGCGGTTCGAGATGACGTTCTCCGACGACGAGGGAGACGAGACGGAGACGCTCACACTCGAATCCGGTGACGTGGTGGTGGTCTCACCCGACGAAGTCCGCCAACTCACCTGCCTCGACGCGGGCGAGGTGTTCATCGTCGGTGCGCCGAACACGAAAGACGACGGCGTCGTCGTCGACTGA
- a CDS encoding DUF5518 domain-containing protein, translating into MKRRSPVTSAVFGAVLAVFLGWNAVLAGFAGGFLAGYLAFDGRRTGMWTGVLAGTIAFVPVLVVVVAGVAFELSSVVLILMILVTSLYLPGLALDAFGLSPFGIAAALVVATVMVLTIAAFGGFLGGYVSERAGKHEGTNAEEVV; encoded by the coding sequence ATGAAACGGCGGAGTCCGGTCACGAGTGCGGTATTCGGTGCAGTCCTCGCTGTCTTTCTCGGATGGAATGCAGTTCTCGCTGGGTTCGCCGGCGGGTTTCTCGCAGGCTACCTCGCGTTCGATGGTCGTCGGACTGGTATGTGGACCGGGGTGCTTGCCGGGACAATTGCCTTCGTTCCCGTCCTCGTCGTCGTCGTCGCCGGTGTCGCCTTCGAGCTCTCGTCCGTCGTCCTCATCTTGATGATACTGGTCACGTCACTCTACCTTCCGGGTCTCGCCCTCGACGCGTTCGGGCTCTCCCCCTTCGGAATCGCCGCGGCACTGGTCGTCGCAACTGTGATGGTCCTTACAATCGCCGCATTCGGCGGATTCCTGGGGGGATACGTTTCCGAACGGGCGGGCAAACACGAGGGGACGAACGCCGAGGAGGTGGTCTAA
- a CDS encoding NAD-dependent epimerase/dehydratase family protein has protein sequence MVTGGTGFIGSYVALDLVEEGHDVVAYDLSTDPRILEKLGIADDVTIRRGDVTDPTDVVRAVKETGTTHIIHLAALLTTTARENPRAALDVNVMGTNNIFEAARALPDQVERVAWASSAAVYAPPTNYGDDFVTESDLVYPDTLYGATKEYNEHQARVYHEDFGVSHVAIRPTVAYGPYRETGGSAFLANIIEKPALGEPFSVEYGDQVIDWQHVRDIAQAFRKAAFTPDEDLTQRVYNVRGELATIREAAEMVEQIVPDADLTVSDEGELPWTQRLDMTKAQEDLGYDPEYNLEDGFRDYINVLREENGLDPV, from the coding sequence ATGGTCACCGGCGGAACCGGCTTCATCGGTTCGTACGTCGCGTTAGACCTCGTAGAGGAGGGACACGACGTCGTCGCGTACGACCTCTCGACCGACCCTCGCATTCTGGAGAAACTGGGCATCGCCGACGACGTGACGATACGACGCGGCGACGTAACCGACCCGACCGACGTGGTTCGAGCAGTCAAAGAGACGGGGACGACACACATCATCCACCTCGCCGCACTCTTGACGACGACGGCGCGCGAGAACCCCCGTGCCGCACTCGACGTGAACGTGATGGGGACGAACAACATCTTCGAGGCCGCACGGGCACTGCCCGACCAGGTCGAGCGTGTGGCGTGGGCCTCCTCTGCGGCGGTCTACGCACCACCGACCAACTACGGTGACGACTTCGTCACCGAATCTGACCTCGTCTATCCGGACACGCTCTACGGGGCGACCAAAGAGTACAACGAGCACCAAGCGCGCGTCTACCACGAGGACTTCGGCGTCTCACACGTCGCCATCCGACCGACCGTGGCCTACGGTCCCTACCGCGAGACCGGTGGGTCGGCGTTCCTCGCGAACATCATCGAGAAACCCGCGCTGGGTGAACCGTTCAGCGTCGAGTACGGCGACCAAGTCATCGACTGGCAACACGTCCGCGACATCGCGCAGGCGTTCCGGAAGGCCGCATTCACACCGGACGAAGACCTGACACAACGCGTCTACAACGTCCGTGGCGAACTCGCAACGATTCGGGAGGCCGCCGAGATGGTCGAACAGATAGTCCCGGACGCAGACCTCACCGTCTCCGACGAGGGCGAACTGCCGTGGACCCAACGTCTCGACATGACGAAGGCGCAAGAAGACCTCGGGTACGACCCCGAGTACAATCTCGAAGACGGGTTCCGCGACTACATCAACGTGCTTCGGGAAGAAAACGGTCTGGACCCCGTCTGA